The following proteins are encoded in a genomic region of Candidatus Leptovillus gracilis:
- a CDS encoding ABC-F family ATP-binding cassette domain-containing protein, producing MLTAHQLSKDFGLQPVFQNVSFSINAGERVGLIGPNGCGKTTLLRILTGENRPDSGHVSLTPTDLRVGYLPQGLPVTPGQTVGDVLHTAVGDPAILETKLTQLAHALVHQPERADLQLAYDQTLNRLTASDVNRTQTILAAFDLDQIAPNQLVGHLSGGQKTRLALALVLLGDPQLLLLDEPTNHLDIGMLEWLEAWLADFAGAALIVSHDRTFLDRAVNRVLDLDPKTHALREYRGNYSSYLEQVLSEQEKQWAAYKDQEAETRRLKQDAARAKAQAAYTERQASSIRIGGGVMKQKGYKDYQQGIAKKVARKAKARETKLERYLESDERVEKPTRSWQMKLDFDRAAHLGRDVLTLENLAVGYDGRSPLLQNVNGFIRAGQRVVLTGENGCGKTTLLRTIAGQLPPQAGQARLGSSVHLGYMSQEQELLDPNSTPLETILAGAEMNQTAARTFLHHFLFRGDDPLRPIAQLSFGERSRLALACLVAQGCNFLLLDEPINHLDIPSRTNFEQALAQFQGAVLAVVHDRYFIDRFAEEVWVVVDGRLETK from the coding sequence ATGCTAACCGCACACCAACTTTCTAAAGACTTTGGGCTGCAACCTGTTTTCCAAAACGTATCATTTTCCATCAACGCCGGCGAGCGCGTGGGCCTGATTGGGCCAAATGGCTGCGGCAAAACCACCCTTCTGCGCATTCTGACTGGCGAAAACAGACCGGACAGCGGCCATGTCAGCCTGACGCCGACCGATTTGCGCGTGGGCTATCTGCCACAGGGACTGCCCGTAACGCCAGGACAGACAGTGGGGGATGTGCTGCACACGGCCGTTGGCGACCCCGCCATTCTGGAAACAAAACTGACCCAATTGGCCCACGCCCTCGTGCATCAACCCGAACGGGCAGACTTGCAGCTGGCCTACGACCAGACGCTTAACCGTCTGACCGCCAGCGATGTCAATCGCACCCAAACCATCCTGGCCGCCTTCGACCTGGACCAGATTGCGCCGAACCAACTCGTCGGCCATCTCAGCGGGGGGCAAAAGACGCGGCTGGCGCTGGCATTGGTGCTGCTGGGCGATCCCCAGCTTTTGCTGCTGGACGAACCGACCAACCATCTGGACATTGGCATGTTGGAATGGCTGGAAGCGTGGCTGGCCGACTTTGCCGGGGCGGCGCTCATCGTCTCCCACGACCGCACCTTTTTGGACCGTGCCGTCAACCGGGTGTTGGACCTGGACCCCAAAACCCATGCCCTGCGCGAATATCGAGGTAATTACAGCAGCTATCTGGAGCAGGTCTTGAGCGAGCAGGAAAAACAATGGGCCGCCTACAAAGACCAGGAGGCGGAAACACGACGGCTGAAGCAAGACGCCGCTCGCGCCAAAGCGCAGGCAGCCTATACTGAACGTCAGGCCAGTTCCATCCGCATTGGCGGCGGGGTGATGAAACAAAAAGGGTACAAAGATTACCAGCAGGGCATTGCCAAAAAGGTGGCGCGCAAGGCCAAAGCCCGCGAGACGAAGTTGGAGCGGTATCTGGAATCGGACGAGCGAGTGGAAAAGCCGACGCGAAGCTGGCAGATGAAGCTGGACTTCGACCGCGCTGCTCACCTGGGGCGCGATGTGTTGACGTTGGAGAATCTGGCGGTGGGGTATGACGGCCGTTCACCTCTGCTACAGAACGTCAACGGCTTCATCCGCGCCGGGCAGCGGGTGGTTCTGACAGGGGAAAATGGCTGTGGCAAAACCACGCTGCTGCGCACCATCGCCGGGCAGCTTCCGCCCCAGGCCGGGCAGGCCCGCCTGGGCAGCAGTGTACACCTGGGATATATGAGCCAGGAGCAAGAGCTGTTGGACCCAAACAGCACCCCTCTGGAGACGATTCTGGCGGGGGCGGAGATGAACCAGACGGCCGCGCGTACCTTTTTGCATCATTTTCTCTTTCGTGGGGATGATCCGCTGCGGCCGATTGCCCAACTGAGCTTCGGCGAGCGTTCTCGGCTGGCGCTGGCCTGCCTGGTGGCCCAGGGCTGCAACTTCTTGCTGCTGGATGAACCGATCAACCATCTGGACATCCCGTCGCGTACCAATTTTGAACAAGCGCTGGCGCAGTTTCAGGGCGCGGTGCTGGCTGTGGTCCACGACCGCTATTTTATAGACCGTTTTGCCGAAGAGGTATGGGTGGTGGTAGACGGCCGTCTAGAAACAAAGTAA
- a CDS encoding DUF4332 domain-containing protein, translated as MQKLKNPMTFVLGLTFSLLVTAIAWYWYKSTSAEEGALDLLDRMAATDARLRTAQARLAANETAPAQYITLEKNGASPVKTAVADDDLQRVRGIGPVFAARLQAAGIHTIAALRQTAVTQLATILEVADWRAQAILDEAGRLA; from the coding sequence ATGCAGAAATTGAAGAATCCGATGACATTTGTGTTGGGGCTGACATTTAGCTTGCTGGTGACGGCGATTGCCTGGTACTGGTACAAAAGCACTTCGGCGGAGGAAGGGGCGCTGGATTTGCTGGACCGCATGGCGGCAACAGATGCCCGCCTGCGGACGGCGCAGGCACGGCTGGCGGCCAATGAAACAGCGCCGGCGCAGTACATCACGCTGGAAAAAAATGGGGCATCGCCGGTGAAAACGGCCGTCGCCGACGACGATTTACAGCGTGTCAGAGGCATTGGCCCGGTATTCGCCGCCCGCCTGCAAGCGGCCGGTATCCACACCATTGCCGCTTTACGGCAAACGGCCGTCACCCAATTAGCCACCATCCTGGAAGTCGCCGACTGGCGCGCCCAGGCCATACTGGATGAAGCCGGCCGGTTGGCGTGA
- a CDS encoding carbohydrate-binding protein, producing the protein MKRWTEMRLAVIGGLIIVGLLGVRWVTAVNFLPAAHQTGISVTPTLAAYLPYIAKESGRGSPTVIPTSTPTSSPTSTPTSTATPTLTPTHSPTSTPSSTASPTPTTTPTPDGCPYGPTDLGFGVHLQFEDFNCGGEGAAYHDIDPINLGGQYRPDEGVDLGIAIGAGWGDSYFIGWTENGEWVKYDIVVTQPDHYYFRALVSSVYDTAVFHLELDGIDITGPIAVPDTGGEQNWTLINLIPSGYWLDPDKYTLTLVIGSGGGNYDLLRAYPATPTPISEHSQP; encoded by the coding sequence ATGAAAAGATGGACCGAAATGCGTCTTGCAGTGATTGGGGGCCTGATTATTGTAGGGCTTTTAGGGGTGCGGTGGGTTACGGCCGTTAACTTTCTGCCAGCAGCCCACCAAACAGGCATATCGGTCACGCCCACTTTGGCCGCCTATTTGCCTTACATTGCCAAAGAGTCTGGCCGCGGCTCACCAACAGTCATACCCACGTCAACGCCAACCAGCAGCCCAACATCCACACCAACCAGCACGGCTACACCCACGTTAACGCCAACCCACAGCCCAACATCCACCCCATCCAGCACAGCTTCACCTACACCAACTACAACGCCGACACCCGATGGCTGCCCTTACGGACCGACCGATTTAGGTTTTGGCGTGCATCTGCAATTTGAAGATTTCAACTGTGGTGGTGAAGGCGCTGCTTACCATGATATAGACCCCATTAACCTGGGCGGACAATACCGCCCTGATGAAGGCGTAGACCTGGGGATTGCGATCGGCGCCGGCTGGGGCGACAGCTATTTCATCGGTTGGACGGAAAATGGCGAGTGGGTGAAGTATGACATTGTGGTGACGCAGCCAGACCACTATTATTTCCGTGCTCTTGTATCTTCGGTTTATGATACGGCCGTTTTCCATTTAGAACTGGATGGCATAGACATTACCGGCCCCATCGCTGTGCCTGATACAGGTGGCGAGCAAAACTGGACACTCATCAATTTGATACCGTCCGGCTATTGGCTGGATCCCGATAAGTATACATTAACGCTGGTAATCGGCAGCGGCGGTGGCAATTATGATCTTTTGCGCGCCTATCCGGCGACGCCTACCCCTATATCCGAGCACTCGCAGCCATAA
- a CDS encoding YceI family protein produces the protein MKKRVMSLFILSIAAVWLSACGLMQEPAAPSATLEAIPLEIATAVPTTAPLTAAEPTAVPSDAAYPAGGADTAAAALPPADAAPSDSAYPAPSSGGVRVYTIASGGESQVSFELDEDLRGSRITVVGTTDQVAGQLGVDLADLSSAQVGVLQINARTLATDNDFRNRAIQNEILNTGAYEFITFTPTAVNGLSASANIGEAITFTIVGDLTIRDVTQSATFTVMATAVSETQLTGTATAVISRADYNLNIPSVPNVANVEEEVQLTIRFTANAS, from the coding sequence ATGAAAAAACGTGTAATGTCCCTGTTTATCTTGTCTATCGCTGCTGTATGGCTGTCGGCCTGCGGGTTGATGCAGGAACCGGCGGCCCCCAGCGCCACGTTGGAGGCAATTCCACTGGAGATTGCAACGGCCGTGCCAACCACCGCGCCGCTGACCGCCGCCGAACCAACGGCCGTGCCATCTGACGCTGCTTATCCGGCCGGTGGCGCAGATACCGCTGCCGCTGCCCTTCCCCCAGCCGACGCCGCGCCGTCCGACAGCGCCTATCCGGCGCCTTCCAGCGGCGGCGTTCGGGTGTACACCATCGCCTCCGGCGGCGAATCCCAGGTTAGCTTTGAGCTGGACGAGGATTTACGTGGCTCGCGCATTACCGTGGTGGGCACGACGGACCAGGTTGCCGGGCAGTTGGGCGTGGACCTGGCTGATCTGAGCAGCGCCCAGGTGGGCGTGCTGCAAATCAACGCCCGCACCCTGGCGACTGACAATGATTTTCGTAACCGGGCTATCCAGAATGAAATTTTGAACACCGGCGCCTATGAGTTTATTACCTTTACGCCAACGGCCGTGAATGGCCTGTCGGCCAGCGCCAACATCGGTGAAGCCATTACTTTTACTATCGTCGGCGACCTGACGATCCGGGACGTGACCCAATCGGCGACGTTTACTGTGATGGCCACGGCCGTATCTGAAACGCAGCTAACCGGCACGGCAACGGCCGTTATCTCTCGCGCCGACTACAACCTGAACATCCCCTCCGTGCCGAACGTCGCCAACGTGGAAGAAGAAGTGCAGCTAACCATTCGTTTTACGGCCAACGCTTCTTAA
- a CDS encoding MoaD/ThiS family protein codes for MKINFFATLRQITGQKTVEFNVPEDTAVMDLVEIVVTRFPPMRAELLDEDGNLYRHVHVFVNGRDAPYLENGLDTTIQPEDVVNIFPAVGGG; via the coding sequence ATGAAAATTAACTTCTTTGCCACCCTGCGCCAGATTACCGGCCAGAAGACAGTAGAATTCAACGTGCCAGAGGACACAGCCGTCATGGACCTGGTAGAAATCGTGGTGACCCGCTTTCCGCCCATGCGTGCGGAACTGCTGGATGAGGATGGCAATTTGTACCGCCATGTGCATGTATTTGTGAACGGCCGTGACGCTCCTTACCTGGAAAATGGCCTGGACACCACCATACAACCAGAAGACGTGGTCAACATTTTCCCGGCAGTGGGCGGCGGCTGA
- a CDS encoding aldehyde ferredoxin oxidoreductase family protein, which yields MKLGGYANRMAHVDLTAGTVEYRGIPEEWALKYIGARGLGVRYMLENGPEVDPLSPDNLLCFMNGPLTGTAANMSGRMAIVTKSPLTGTVTDSHQGGWSAARLRWAGFDGLIFKGKADKPVYAYVEDGTVELRDASMVWGKGIHATIKHFQEKYGEKDLTVIAIGPAGENMVHYGCWVNEDDRASGRGGTGGVGGSKMLKAVVVKAKKSFPKPANAEAWKPAHDRALATIMDEKNITSPRKGGLSVYGTNVLMNITSNMGALPTLNGRVTSFGDRAELLSGEYVKENILVNDPTCHACPVACKKEVEITEGEFAGLRMESVEYEPAWALGANCGNDNIASVAKMIDMANDFGMDAIEIGDVLATYVEATSKGYTNGDGGLPEGDYHVMMALMEKVACREGIGDVLANGCNAVAEHFGHPEIAMTVKGQGIPAYDPRGLKGMGIAYATSNRGACHLRAYTPAVELSLISLTADPLEWKGKGELTKLLQDLHAFSDSLDLCKFSAFAEGAEEYAAQYAAIVGLDSYTVDDVLVTGERIYNLERYYNNLAGHGEGSDYLPKRFTEEPSTMPGSLGHVCELDLMLDEYYTARGWQNGVVPEGKLKELAIL from the coding sequence ATGAAATTAGGTGGATATGCAAACCGGATGGCTCATGTAGATTTGACGGCCGGGACCGTTGAATACCGGGGAATCCCCGAAGAATGGGCGCTCAAATACATCGGCGCGCGTGGTTTGGGTGTGCGCTACATGTTGGAAAATGGACCAGAAGTTGACCCCCTTTCGCCCGATAATCTCCTCTGCTTTATGAACGGCCCTCTCACCGGCACGGCGGCGAACATGAGCGGCCGTATGGCTATCGTCACCAAATCTCCCCTCACCGGAACCGTCACCGACAGCCACCAGGGGGGGTGGTCGGCCGCCCGCCTGCGTTGGGCCGGGTTCGACGGCCTCATCTTCAAAGGCAAAGCCGATAAACCCGTTTATGCTTATGTTGAGGATGGTACAGTCGAACTGCGCGACGCCTCCATGGTGTGGGGCAAGGGCATTCACGCCACCATCAAGCATTTCCAGGAAAAATATGGCGAGAAAGATTTAACTGTCATCGCCATCGGCCCGGCCGGTGAGAACATGGTTCATTACGGCTGTTGGGTGAATGAAGATGATCGCGCCAGCGGCCGCGGCGGCACCGGCGGCGTTGGCGGCAGCAAGATGTTGAAGGCTGTCGTCGTCAAGGCCAAAAAGAGTTTCCCCAAACCGGCCAACGCCGAAGCCTGGAAACCAGCCCACGACCGTGCCCTGGCAACCATTATGGACGAGAAAAACATCACCAGTCCGCGCAAAGGTGGGTTGTCGGTGTATGGTACGAATGTCTTGATGAACATCACCAGTAATATGGGCGCGCTGCCGACGTTGAACGGCCGTGTCACCTCTTTTGGCGACCGCGCCGAATTACTCAGCGGCGAATACGTCAAAGAAAATATCCTGGTCAACGACCCCACCTGCCACGCCTGCCCCGTCGCCTGTAAAAAAGAAGTAGAAATCACCGAAGGCGAATTTGCCGGGCTGCGTATGGAGAGCGTGGAATACGAACCGGCCTGGGCGCTGGGCGCGAACTGTGGCAACGACAACATTGCCTCCGTCGCCAAGATGATTGACATGGCAAACGACTTTGGCATGGACGCCATCGAAATTGGCGACGTGCTGGCGACCTATGTCGAAGCGACCAGCAAAGGGTACACCAACGGCGATGGTGGCCTGCCTGAAGGCGACTACCACGTTATGATGGCCTTGATGGAAAAAGTGGCCTGCCGGGAGGGCATCGGTGACGTATTGGCGAACGGCTGCAACGCCGTTGCCGAACATTTCGGCCATCCCGAAATCGCCATGACGGTGAAGGGGCAGGGCATCCCGGCTTACGACCCACGCGGCTTGAAGGGCATGGGCATTGCTTACGCCACCAGCAACCGCGGCGCCTGCCACCTGCGCGCTTACACCCCGGCGGTAGAACTGAGCCTCATCTCCCTGACGGCCGATCCGTTGGAATGGAAAGGCAAGGGTGAGCTGACCAAACTGCTGCAAGATCTGCACGCCTTCTCCGACAGCCTGGACCTGTGCAAATTCAGTGCCTTTGCCGAAGGCGCCGAAGAGTACGCGGCGCAGTACGCGGCCATTGTTGGGTTAGATTCGTACACTGTGGATGATGTATTGGTTACCGGCGAGCGCATCTACAACCTGGAACGGTATTACAATAATCTGGCCGGTCATGGCGAAGGCAGCGACTATTTGCCCAAGCGCTTCACCGAAGAACCTTCCACCATGCCCGGTTCGCTGGGGCATGTGTGTGAATTAGACCTGATGTTGGATGAGTATTACACGGCGCGTGGCTGGCAAAACGGCGTTGTGCCGGAAGGCAAACTGAAGGAACTGGCTATTCTGTAG
- a CDS encoding DUF1952 domain-containing protein, producing MAAINRIIRGIPAWLMGEYLQEMGGVAAGDGRYTHPQWSATVQQIEDYQLGALRVGQIQFLVEIEDEALPHFQKRLDLKLLRGGG from the coding sequence ATGGCGGCAATCAATCGCATTATTCGTGGCATTCCGGCCTGGCTGATGGGCGAGTATTTGCAAGAGATGGGTGGCGTGGCGGCGGGGGACGGCCGTTATACCCATCCCCAATGGTCCGCCACCGTCCAGCAAATCGAAGATTACCAGCTTGGCGCCCTGCGCGTCGGCCAGATCCAATTTCTGGTCGAGATTGAAGACGAGGCCCTGCCCCACTTTCAAAAACGGCTGGACCTCAAACTGCTGCGCGGCGGTGGCTAA
- a CDS encoding molybdopterin-dependent oxidoreductase: MSTPLNINNQQVTLNAQPTDTLRDALRGAGYFSVRFGSDDGVTGAAAVLLDGKLVNSDTLLVGQVAGHTIETLEGLNTAVGDLHPIQKAFMETGAIQSGYSTPAMILATKALLAHNLNPTEADARDALSGILCRETGYLKPVEAVLRAAAYLRGEELPPYEGPPIIDATYFAEMPPADNQNDTPNFSGGSSEIRNPKSEILTKPQVDIQLTSGVPETAVVGKPETKVDAIKLAKGNPAFVDDIEMRGLLYAKLLTSPHAHARILDIDDSAAVALPGVRAVVHYKNVTRVKYASGGQSYPNPHPHDQVSFDNKVRYVGDRVAAVAADTLAIAAAAIKLIKVEYELLPAVFDENEAIKPGAPIIHDEPDTLKIHDASRNIVHHIKAHLGDVEQGFAEADFVFERSYYVHQVQQAPIEPHIAISWWDSDERLVIRTSTQVPFHVRRMVAPLLGLPVRQIRVIKPRIGGGFGVKQEMLIEDIVGHLTIKTGRPVRLELTRSEEFRSSRTRHPQSITWKTGVMKDGTLHSQKFSVVANTGAYGTHGLTVQTVTGLRGLSSYNCPNRQFDCIVAYTNLPVPGAYRGYGAPQALFGLESHMDEIAHEMGLDPIEFRRKNWVQAGDPLSIAPLLGEGEKETVVDVPYIESCGLNECFEQGLKAIEWERKFQPGWHEVPGKPHLRRGLGAAMCMHGTAIPGLDMGGASVKMNDDGSFNVLVGATDLGTGSDTVLAQMAAEVLGVPLADILMYSSDTDMTPFDVGAYASSTTYISGTAVKRAAEQVADQIRERAALMLNASAVRREPYAVKPDEIRLANKMAVAPDGRSVSLEAIALHSLHQADQRQIMANASYVSVASPPPFAGQFAEVEVDTETGQVTVTKLVMAVDAGVPINPLTASGQVEGGMVQALGYGHCEEMAYDTTGNLINDEFGPYKIYRADEMPWMKAILVQTNEPTGPFGAKAIAEIPKDGVAPAIANAIFDATGVRIRRIPFTPQRVYAALQNKQ, encoded by the coding sequence ATGAGTACCCCACTAAATATCAACAACCAACAAGTCACCCTGAACGCTCAACCCACCGACACCCTGCGCGACGCGCTGCGGGGAGCAGGTTATTTTTCCGTGCGCTTTGGCAGCGATGATGGCGTGACCGGCGCAGCGGCCGTTTTGCTGGATGGCAAATTGGTCAACAGCGATACCCTGCTCGTCGGGCAGGTGGCCGGCCACACCATTGAAACGCTTGAAGGATTGAACACGGCCGTTGGCGACCTCCACCCCATCCAAAAAGCGTTCATGGAAACGGGGGCCATCCAATCCGGCTATTCCACCCCGGCCATGATTCTGGCGACGAAGGCGCTGCTGGCCCATAACCTCAACCCCACCGAAGCCGACGCCCGCGATGCCCTGTCCGGCATTCTCTGCCGCGAGACCGGCTACCTGAAACCGGTAGAAGCCGTTCTGCGCGCCGCCGCCTACCTGCGCGGCGAAGAGCTGCCACCCTACGAAGGCCCACCCATCATAGACGCCACCTACTTCGCCGAAATGCCGCCCGCCGACAACCAGAACGACACCCCTAACTTCTCCGGCGGCTCTTCCGAAATCCGAAATCCGAAATCCGAAATCCTCACCAAACCACAGGTAGACATTCAACTCACGTCCGGTGTGCCGGAAACGGCCGTTGTCGGCAAACCAGAGACCAAAGTAGACGCCATCAAACTCGCCAAAGGCAACCCCGCCTTCGTAGACGACATCGAAATGCGTGGCCTGTTGTACGCCAAACTGCTCACCAGCCCTCACGCCCACGCCCGCATCCTGGACATAGACGACAGCGCGGCCGTCGCCTTACCCGGCGTGCGCGCCGTCGTCCATTACAAAAATGTGACGCGGGTGAAATACGCTTCCGGCGGGCAAAGCTACCCCAACCCTCACCCGCACGATCAGGTCAGCTTCGACAACAAAGTGCGTTACGTGGGCGACCGTGTGGCCGCCGTGGCCGCCGACACCCTGGCGATTGCCGCAGCGGCGATTAAGCTCATCAAAGTCGAATATGAACTCCTGCCGGCCGTTTTCGACGAAAACGAAGCCATCAAACCCGGCGCGCCGATCATCCACGACGAGCCGGACACCCTGAAAATCCACGACGCCAGCCGCAACATCGTCCACCACATCAAAGCCCATCTGGGCGACGTGGAGCAGGGCTTCGCTGAGGCTGATTTTGTCTTCGAGCGCAGCTACTACGTCCATCAGGTGCAGCAAGCGCCCATCGAGCCACACATCGCCATTAGTTGGTGGGACAGCGACGAGCGATTGGTGATCCGCACCAGCACCCAAGTGCCGTTCCACGTGCGCCGTATGGTCGCGCCGCTGTTAGGGCTGCCCGTGCGCCAGATTCGGGTGATCAAGCCGCGCATTGGCGGCGGCTTCGGCGTGAAACAGGAGATGTTAATCGAGGACATCGTGGGGCATCTCACCATTAAAACCGGCCGGCCGGTGCGCCTGGAACTGACCCGCAGCGAGGAGTTCCGCAGCAGCCGCACCCGTCACCCGCAGTCCATCACCTGGAAAACGGGCGTCATGAAAGACGGCACGCTGCACAGCCAAAAATTCAGCGTCGTCGCCAACACCGGGGCCTACGGCACGCATGGCCTGACGGTGCAAACCGTCACCGGACTGCGCGGGTTGAGCAGCTATAACTGCCCCAACCGGCAGTTCGACTGCATCGTCGCCTACACCAATCTGCCCGTGCCGGGGGCGTATCGCGGCTATGGCGCGCCGCAGGCGTTGTTCGGCCTGGAGAGCCACATGGACGAAATCGCCCACGAGATGGGGTTGGACCCGATTGAATTCCGCCGCAAGAACTGGGTGCAGGCGGGCGACCCGCTCTCCATCGCCCCGCTGCTGGGCGAAGGGGAGAAGGAGACGGTTGTTGACGTACCGTACATCGAATCCTGCGGCCTGAATGAGTGCTTTGAGCAGGGGTTAAAGGCGATTGAGTGGGAACGCAAATTCCAACCGGGCTGGCACGAAGTGCCGGGCAAGCCCCATCTGCGGCGCGGCCTGGGGGCGGCGATGTGTATGCACGGCACGGCCATCCCTGGCCTGGACATGGGCGGCGCGTCGGTAAAGATGAACGATGATGGCTCGTTTAACGTGCTGGTCGGGGCGACCGATTTGGGCACGGGGTCGGACACGGTGTTGGCGCAGATGGCCGCCGAGGTGTTGGGCGTGCCGCTGGCCGACATTTTGATGTATTCCAGCGACACGGACATGACGCCGTTTGACGTGGGGGCGTATGCCAGCAGCACGACGTATATATCGGGAACGGCCGTTAAACGCGCCGCCGAGCAAGTAGCCGACCAGATACGGGAACGGGCGGCGTTGATGCTGAATGCGTCGGCCGTAAGGCGTGAACCGTATGCCGTAAAACCGGATGAGATTCGGTTGGCGAACAAGATGGCGGTGGCCCCCGATGGGCGCAGCGTCAGCCTGGAAGCCATTGCTCTGCACAGCCTGCACCAGGCCGACCAGCGGCAGATCATGGCCAACGCCAGCTACGTCAGCGTCGCCTCGCCGCCGCCCTTCGCCGGGCAGTTCGCCGAGGTGGAGGTGGACACTGAGACGGGGCAGGTGACAGTGACGAAGTTGGTGATGGCCGTGGACGCCGGCGTGCCCATCAACCCGCTGACGGCCAGCGGGCAGGTGGAGGGCGGCATGGTGCAAGCTCTGGGCTACGGCCACTGCGAAGAGATGGCCTACGACACGACTGGCAACTTAATCAACGACGAATTTGGTCCTTACAAAATCTACCGCGCCGACGAAATGCCCTGGATGAAGGCAATTTTGGTACAGACCAACGAACCGACGGGACCCTTTGGAGCCAAGGCCATCGCCGAAATCCCCAAGGATGGGGTGGCTCCGGCCATCGCCAACGCCATCTTTGACGCGACAGGGGTGCGCATACGGCGGATTCCATTCACGCCACAGCGCGTGTATGCGGCGCTGCAAAATAAGCAATGA